One Deltaproteobacteria bacterium DNA window includes the following coding sequences:
- a CDS encoding MoaD/ThiS family protein: protein MMAHVRIPTPLRKYTAGAEAVEAEGATVAALVDDLERRYPGIRERICDEKGEVRRFVNLFVNGEDIRFLKQLATPVKAGDEVSIVPAIAGGA, encoded by the coding sequence ATCATGGCCCACGTGAGGATCCCGACGCCGCTGCGGAAGTACACCGCGGGCGCCGAAGCGGTCGAGGCGGAAGGGGCGACGGTCGCCGCGCTGGTCGACGACCTCGAGCGACGCTACCCCGGCATCCGGGAGCGGATCTGCGACGAGAAGGGCGAGGTGCGGCGCTTCGTCAACCTCTTCGTGAACGGCGAGGACATCCGCTTCCTCAAGCAGCTCGCCACGCCGGTCAAAGCGGGCGACGAGGTGTCGATCGTCCCGGCGATCGCGGGAGGCGCCTAG